The Flammeovirgaceae bacterium genome contains a region encoding:
- a CDS encoding Hsp20/alpha crystallin family protein, with product MNLIRYNTTLNDFVPTSFSNLIDRFFNDTLTRSGGSSYSFVPRVDIMENDKAYQIHVAVPGMNKEDFKIDLNENYMTISGERKFTQEKNENNFHSIETQYGTFSRSFSLPENINSAKISAKYVNGILEITVPKDEKKTLKTSIKID from the coding sequence ATGAACCTGATACGCTATAACACCACGCTGAACGATTTCGTACCGACTTCCTTCAGCAACCTGATTGACCGCTTTTTTAACGACACGCTCACCCGCTCAGGCGGATCGTCTTACTCGTTTGTGCCCCGTGTGGACATCATGGAAAACGACAAGGCTTACCAAATCCATGTTGCCGTGCCGGGCATGAACAAGGAAGATTTTAAAATCGACCTGAATGAAAATTACATGACCATCAGCGGTGAACGCAAGTTCACACAGGAAAAGAATGAAAACAATTTTCATTCAATCGAAACCCAGTATGGAACCTTCAGCCGTTCCTTCTCATTACCCGAAAACATCAACAGCGCTAAAATCAGCGCGAAGTATGTAAATGGCATTTTGGAGATTACCGTGCCCAAGGATGAGAAGAAAACCCTGAAGACCAGCATTAAGATTGACTAA
- the bglX gene encoding beta-glucosidase BglX, whose protein sequence is MKNLLRIAVFFLGFSCMTKEKLTHTELDRKVDSLMQRMTLEEKIGQLNLPSAGQFTTGQAANSEIAKKIERGMVGGLFNIKSVKAIREMQQIAVEKSRLGIPLLFGMDVIHGYESVFPIPLGLSCSWDLALIEQTARIAAQEASADGINWTFSPMVDLCRDPRWGRISEGNGEDPFLSAEIAKAMVRGYQGNDLAANNTILACVKHFALYGAAEAGRDYNTVDMSHQRMYNEYFIPYKAAVESGAGSVMTSFNEVDGIPATANKWLLTDVLRSQWNFNGFIVSDYTSVSEMIDHGYGDLQSVSAKALAAGLDMDMVSEGLLTTLVNSLKEGKITEQQINAACKRILTAKFKLGLFDDPYRYCDENRAKTEIFSEHNRKFARSAAAQSFVLLKNNNVLPLQKKGTIALVGPLANAPTNMTGTWSVAARFSESVSVLQGLQKAVGDKARIIYAKGSNLHEDPLVEERATMFGKSLNRDPRSPEMMRAEAVRIAQSADVIVAAVGESAEMSGESSSRVNIDIPQTQRDLLKALVNTGKPVVLVLFTGRPLTLTWENENIPAIVNVWFGGSEAGDAIADVLFGDVNPSGKLTTTFPQHVGQVPMYYAQKNTGRPLANGQWFQKFRSNYLDVSNDPVYPFGYGLSYTTFSYSNLTLSSKEMKPQDSIRVTVEITNSGTREGAEVVQLYIRDLVGSVTRPVKELKGFQKIVLKPGEKQTVSFIITEKELSFYRADLTYGAEPGTFHVFVGGNSRDVLQAEFELL, encoded by the coding sequence ATGAAAAATCTTTTACGGATCGCAGTTTTTTTCCTTGGTTTCTCCTGTATGACAAAGGAAAAATTAACCCATACTGAACTTGACCGGAAGGTCGACTCCCTGATGCAGCGCATGACACTGGAAGAAAAAATAGGCCAGCTTAATCTTCCATCGGCCGGGCAGTTTACAACCGGCCAGGCTGCAAACTCAGAAATTGCAAAAAAAATTGAACGAGGAATGGTAGGAGGGCTGTTCAATATTAAATCAGTAAAGGCAATCAGAGAAATGCAGCAGATAGCCGTTGAGAAGAGTCGCCTGGGGATCCCGTTATTGTTTGGTATGGACGTAATTCATGGGTATGAATCGGTTTTTCCAATCCCACTGGGTTTGAGCTGCAGTTGGGATCTGGCGCTAATAGAACAAACCGCGCGCATAGCAGCTCAGGAAGCAAGCGCAGACGGCATAAACTGGACATTCTCGCCCATGGTTGACCTTTGTCGTGATCCACGCTGGGGCAGAATATCCGAAGGTAACGGAGAAGATCCATTTTTGAGTGCTGAAATTGCCAAGGCCATGGTACGAGGCTATCAGGGCAATGACCTGGCTGCAAACAATACTATTCTGGCTTGCGTAAAACATTTTGCACTATATGGAGCGGCCGAAGCAGGTCGTGATTACAATACCGTTGATATGAGTCATCAGCGAATGTACAATGAGTACTTCATTCCTTACAAGGCAGCTGTTGAATCCGGAGCAGGAAGTGTAATGACATCATTCAATGAGGTTGATGGCATTCCGGCTACCGCTAATAAATGGCTGCTAACGGACGTGTTGCGAAGCCAATGGAACTTTAACGGGTTTATCGTGTCAGATTATACCAGTGTGAGCGAGATGATCGATCATGGCTATGGCGATTTACAGTCGGTATCAGCCAAAGCGCTGGCGGCCGGTCTGGATATGGATATGGTCAGTGAAGGCCTGCTTACCACATTGGTCAATTCATTAAAGGAAGGGAAAATAACCGAGCAGCAAATAAATGCTGCCTGCAAGCGAATTCTTACTGCTAAGTTTAAACTTGGTTTATTTGATGACCCATACCGGTATTGCGATGAGAATCGGGCCAAAACAGAAATTTTTAGTGAGCATAACAGAAAGTTTGCACGAAGTGCGGCAGCCCAGAGTTTTGTTTTGCTGAAAAATAATAACGTATTACCCCTGCAAAAGAAGGGAACCATTGCATTGGTGGGCCCGTTGGCAAATGCGCCAACCAATATGACAGGAACCTGGAGCGTTGCTGCCCGGTTCTCAGAATCGGTATCTGTTTTACAAGGATTGCAAAAAGCAGTTGGCGATAAAGCAAGAATTATCTATGCTAAAGGCTCAAACCTGCATGAAGATCCACTGGTGGAAGAACGGGCAACCATGTTTGGCAAGTCACTCAACCGCGATCCACGTTCTCCTGAGATGATGCGGGCAGAGGCCGTACGGATTGCCCAATCGGCTGATGTAATTGTGGCTGCTGTTGGCGAATCGGCCGAGATGAGCGGAGAATCCTCCAGCCGGGTAAACATCGATATCCCTCAAACCCAGCGAGATTTACTTAAAGCATTAGTAAATACCGGTAAACCGGTTGTGCTTGTGTTGTTTACCGGAAGACCTTTAACATTAACCTGGGAGAATGAAAATATCCCGGCTATAGTAAATGTGTGGTTTGGCGGGAGTGAAGCAGGCGATGCTATTGCTGATGTGTTGTTTGGCGATGTTAATCCCTCGGGTAAACTAACCACCACGTTTCCGCAGCATGTCGGACAAGTACCCATGTATTACGCGCAAAAAAATACCGGCCGACCGCTTGCTAACGGACAGTGGTTCCAGAAGTTTCGGTCTAATTACCTGGATGTTTCCAATGATCCTGTTTATCCATTTGGCTATGGTCTTAGCTATACTACATTCTCTTATAGTAATCTTACTCTGAGCAGCAAAGAAATGAAGCCTCAGGATTCTATCCGGGTAACGGTTGAAATAACCAATAGCGGCACACGCGAAGGTGCCGAAGTTGTGCAATTGTATATCCGCGATTTGGTTGGTTCAGTTACCCGGCCCGTAAAAGAGCTTAAGGGCTTTCAGAAAATTGTACTCAAGCCAGGCGAAAAGCAGACGGTAAGTTTTATTATTACCGAAAAGGAGCTTTCATTTTACCGTGCCGACTTAACCTATGGTGCCGAACCCGGTACATTTCATGTATTTGTTGGCGGTAATTCGCGCGATGTGCTCCAGGCAGAATTTGAACTATTGTAG
- a CDS encoding response regulator, which yields MAGKKYRTVMLIDDNEIDNLINQKMIEAASITENIYTHTGAKSAIEFLRNMERLDVADKVLPDIIFLDIDMPLMDGFQFLEEFEKLSNTAKKKCKIVMLTSSINPQDFSRSKKYENVKLYLNKPLTHENIIKLDL from the coding sequence ATGGCTGGTAAAAAATACCGAACCGTAATGCTGATTGACGACAATGAGATTGATAACCTCATCAACCAGAAAATGATTGAGGCAGCGTCCATCACCGAAAACATTTATACCCACACCGGGGCTAAAAGCGCCATTGAATTCTTGCGCAATATGGAACGCCTGGATGTTGCTGATAAAGTGCTCCCCGATATTATTTTTCTGGATATTGACATGCCATTGATGGATGGCTTTCAGTTTCTGGAGGAGTTCGAAAAACTGAGTAATACGGCAAAAAAGAAATGTAAGATTGTGATGCTCACCTCTTCCATCAACCCGCAGGACTTCAGCCGCTCAAAAAAATACGAAAACGTAAAGTTGTACCTCAACAAACCCCTCACACACGAAAACATCATCAAACTTGATTTGTAA
- a CDS encoding WG repeat-containing protein has product MKQLILIISFCLAGISLAWAQPIPERLAYTNLQKGKWAKARAQLQKAMRKDSVTALAHYVYSVFYFKGGNPDFNIDSAYHHALLSLSDFHFESPRQRERMKRFPVDSSIIIRHREKIDSAAFQRAKALNTEQSYIDFLNRFSFAAQRALAAELRDEVAYLDALKENTYMAFREYLRKYPASARATEANARYQKLLYEAETRDKKLASYEKFLREYPETPYRREVELQVFEITTASGSKKSFEDFLIKYPRSAYAMKARNILYHLYREKEEAIPSWLLTDSIRQVRKLEAGYLVPFYREGKLGFMDAQGREVVAPFTDELSKDYLCGNVTEDVLISDTKLVTRNNHILLEGKIEEAEDLGWGFLAVKHSGCITIIHKSGFTIPSGCLTGAEVMGDGRLLALKENTTWRITTLTGRVLVTGADDVLDFDEVLAVKSGNTFRLCRVDELSKAADQVMPGFSRNFDELKRWKDAIWIRRGDQQGLLDFSLREVVPLQPHEISPAFFGAMVSTHAGTKVWQHGKPLSQAFTKVKVNEPWIAVEQQGKWFSFDRVSASAGGRGYDSVYFIGPVWAGYYADSLVVYFEPYNFIELSRLAKATFLPGRDSVFYILVESASAKTVYNSAGHKLFSTDFDRLTYAGENYFTVIKGDKRGVLSAQGKLVLPAEFDGVGNVLQGTMPVLKDKKFGMAELNQRRQIKPEYEKNLMRYNAQYLIATKGNLSGLIGWDNKPVLPFEYEEIRYWNDSTALLKKNFQWMLYNFIEKKNLIDRIRDFTWIRDTEAEKILIIRQDNYYGVIHNRKGYILPATYTDIINLGSVTQPLYFTEKYVEEASIYVVIYYDSNGKLLRRQVFEADDYDKIYCSRN; this is encoded by the coding sequence GTGAAGCAACTTATTCTTATTATCAGTTTTTGCCTTGCAGGTATATCCTTAGCATGGGCGCAACCAATTCCGGAACGACTGGCCTATACCAACCTGCAAAAGGGAAAATGGGCCAAAGCCAGGGCACAACTTCAAAAAGCCATGCGCAAGGATTCGGTAACTGCCCTGGCGCATTATGTTTATTCAGTGTTCTATTTTAAAGGAGGCAATCCCGATTTTAATATTGATTCAGCCTATCACCATGCCCTGCTTAGCCTGTCTGACTTTCACTTTGAATCGCCCAGGCAACGCGAACGGATGAAGCGGTTTCCGGTTGACAGCAGCATCATCATCCGGCACCGTGAAAAAATTGACAGTGCCGCTTTTCAGCGGGCCAAGGCACTCAATACTGAACAGAGTTACATTGACTTCCTAAACCGGTTTTCGTTTGCTGCTCAGCGGGCGCTTGCTGCCGAATTGCGCGATGAGGTAGCCTACCTCGATGCGCTGAAAGAAAATACGTACATGGCTTTTCGTGAGTACCTCCGTAAATACCCGGCCTCCGCACGGGCTACTGAAGCCAATGCCCGGTATCAGAAATTGCTTTATGAGGCAGAAACCCGCGACAAAAAACTGGCTTCGTACGAAAAATTTTTGCGCGAGTACCCGGAAACCCCGTATCGGAGGGAGGTTGAACTTCAGGTATTTGAAATTACCACGGCTTCCGGGAGTAAAAAGTCGTTCGAAGATTTTTTGATCAAGTACCCGCGCAGTGCTTATGCCATGAAGGCAAGAAATATACTGTATCACCTGTACCGTGAAAAAGAAGAAGCAATTCCTTCGTGGTTGCTTACAGACTCTATTCGCCAGGTACGAAAACTGGAAGCCGGCTACCTGGTGCCGTTTTACCGCGAGGGTAAACTTGGTTTTATGGATGCACAGGGCCGGGAGGTTGTTGCACCGTTTACCGATGAATTGAGTAAGGACTACCTGTGTGGCAATGTAACGGAAGATGTACTGATTAGTGACACTAAACTGGTTACTCGCAACAACCACATTTTGTTAGAAGGCAAGATAGAAGAAGCCGAGGACCTGGGGTGGGGATTTTTAGCCGTTAAACATTCAGGTTGCATTACCATTATCCATAAATCGGGGTTTACCATTCCATCCGGTTGCCTTACCGGTGCCGAAGTAATGGGTGATGGCCGGTTGCTGGCCCTCAAAGAGAATACAACCTGGAGAATAACTACATTAACCGGGCGGGTGCTGGTTACCGGTGCCGATGATGTATTGGATTTTGATGAAGTGCTGGCTGTCAAATCCGGCAATACATTCAGGTTATGCCGGGTTGATGAACTCAGCAAAGCAGCCGACCAGGTAATGCCGGGTTTTAGCCGCAACTTCGATGAACTTAAACGGTGGAAGGATGCGATCTGGATACGAAGGGGCGATCAACAGGGATTACTGGATTTTAGTCTTCGCGAAGTTGTACCGCTTCAACCACATGAAATTTCTCCGGCTTTTTTCGGGGCGATGGTTTCAACCCATGCAGGTACAAAAGTCTGGCAGCATGGAAAGCCGCTTTCACAGGCATTCACAAAGGTAAAAGTAAACGAACCCTGGATAGCCGTTGAGCAGCAAGGGAAGTGGTTTTCTTTTGACAGGGTAAGCGCCTCGGCCGGGGGCAGGGGCTACGACAGTGTTTATTTTATCGGACCGGTATGGGCCGGTTATTATGCCGATAGCCTGGTGGTGTATTTTGAGCCCTATAACTTTATTGAATTATCCCGCCTGGCCAAAGCTACTTTCCTTCCCGGCAGAGATTCAGTGTTTTATATTCTGGTTGAATCGGCCTCGGCAAAAACAGTGTATAATTCCGCTGGTCATAAGTTGTTCAGCACCGATTTCGATCGGTTAACCTATGCCGGTGAAAATTATTTTACGGTTATAAAAGGCGATAAGCGGGGCGTCCTCTCAGCGCAGGGTAAACTCGTTTTGCCTGCCGAGTTTGACGGAGTGGGCAATGTATTGCAAGGCACTATGCCGGTTTTAAAAGATAAGAAGTTTGGCATGGCTGAACTGAACCAGCGCAGGCAGATTAAGCCGGAATATGAAAAGAACCTCATGCGGTATAACGCGCAGTACCTGATCGCCACAAAAGGCAATTTGTCCGGCTTAATTGGGTGGGATAACAAACCTGTGCTACCGTTTGAGTATGAAGAGATCCGGTATTGGAACGACTCTACCGCGCTGCTCAAAAAGAATTTTCAATGGATGTTGTATAACTTCATTGAAAAGAAAAACCTTATTGACCGGATACGCGACTTTACCTGGATACGCGATACCGAGGCCGAAAAAATTCTTATCATCCGCCAGGATAATTACTATGGGGTAATCCACAACCGAAAAGGGTACATCCTGCCGGCCACCTACACCGATATAATTAATCTTGGTTCGGTAACACAGCCGTTGTATTTTACCGAAAAGTATGTTGAAGAGGCTTCGATTTATGTTGTTATCTATTATGACAGCAACGGAAAACTATTACGCAGGCAGGTATTTGAGGCTGACGACTATGATAAAATTTATTGTTCCCGTAATTAA
- a CDS encoding aldehyde dehydrogenase family protein has translation MDAFGIQDALSTLGVNKTNPGVSTGKKSYKTSRPLKSVSPVDGKLIGSVFSADEKSVEAVVKQAHRAFLEWRQWPAPRRGEIVRQVGEALRKYKEPLGKLVSYEMGKSYQEGLGEVQEMIDICDFAVGLSRQLHGFTMHSERPHHRMYEQYHPLGVVGIISAFNFPVAVWSWNAMIAWVCGDTCIWKPSEKTPLCSIACQHIVAEVFTKNNVPEGVSCIVNGDATVGQLLAQDERIPLISATGSVRMGKAVGKTVSERLGRALLELGGNNAIIISQHANLDMAIRGALFGAVGTAGQRCTTTRRLIVHEKVYPAVKEKLRKAYSQLKIGNPLDSSNHVGPLIDKQAVALYQEALKKIVKEGGKFLVEGGVLTGKGYESGCYVKPAIAEVKNHFSIVQQETFAPVLYLIKYKTLDEAIAYQNGVKQGLSSAIMTTHMQEMEQFLSHTGSDCGIANVNIGTSGAEIGGAFGGEKETGGGRESGSDAWKVYMRRQTNTINYGNTLPLAQGIKFGV, from the coding sequence ATGGATGCATTCGGAATTCAGGACGCCCTCAGTACGTTGGGCGTAAATAAAACCAATCCCGGTGTTTCAACCGGAAAGAAATCATACAAAACAAGCAGGCCGCTCAAATCCGTTTCACCGGTTGATGGCAAGTTGATTGGTTCTGTTTTTTCTGCCGATGAAAAATCGGTTGAGGCAGTAGTTAAGCAGGCACACAGGGCCTTTTTGGAGTGGCGCCAATGGCCGGCACCCAGGCGTGGTGAAATTGTGCGCCAGGTTGGTGAAGCGTTGCGCAAGTACAAGGAGCCCCTGGGGAAACTGGTTTCGTACGAGATGGGCAAGTCGTACCAGGAAGGGCTGGGCGAAGTGCAGGAGATGATTGACATCTGCGATTTTGCCGTAGGCCTTTCGCGGCAGTTGCACGGTTTTACCATGCACAGCGAACGCCCGCACCACCGGATGTATGAACAGTATCATCCGCTGGGCGTGGTGGGTATCATCTCGGCATTTAATTTTCCGGTGGCTGTATGGTCGTGGAATGCCATGATTGCCTGGGTGTGTGGTGACACGTGCATCTGGAAACCCTCGGAAAAAACACCGCTTTGCAGTATTGCCTGCCAGCATATTGTTGCAGAAGTATTTACAAAAAATAATGTGCCCGAAGGTGTATCCTGCATTGTTAATGGCGATGCAACGGTTGGCCAGCTGCTGGCGCAAGATGAACGGATCCCGCTCATATCAGCCACCGGTTCGGTACGCATGGGCAAAGCGGTTGGTAAAACCGTGAGCGAACGCCTGGGGCGTGCCTTGCTCGAACTGGGGGGCAACAACGCCATTATTATCTCACAGCATGCCAATCTGGATATGGCCATTCGCGGTGCGTTGTTTGGCGCGGTGGGTACAGCCGGCCAGCGATGCACCACCACCCGCAGGCTTATTGTTCATGAAAAAGTGTACCCTGCGGTTAAAGAAAAACTTCGCAAGGCCTATTCGCAATTAAAAATTGGTAACCCGTTGGATTCATCCAATCATGTTGGGCCGCTTATCGATAAACAGGCTGTAGCCTTGTACCAGGAGGCGTTGAAAAAAATTGTAAAGGAAGGCGGAAAGTTTCTGGTTGAAGGCGGTGTACTTACCGGCAAAGGTTACGAATCGGGTTGTTACGTTAAGCCTGCCATTGCCGAAGTAAAAAATCATTTCTCCATTGTGCAGCAAGAAACCTTTGCGCCTGTTTTATACCTCATTAAGTATAAAACACTTGATGAAGCCATTGCTTACCAGAACGGTGTGAAGCAGGGACTATCCTCGGCCATCATGACCACCCACATGCAGGAGATGGAGCAGTTTTTATCACACACAGGTTCTGACTGTGGCATTGCCAACGTGAATATCGGAACATCAGGTGCTGAAATTGGCGGGGCTTTTGGCGGTGAAAAAGAAACCGGTGGCGGAAGAGAGTCCGGTTCGGATGCCTGGAAGGTGTACATGCGCAGGCAAACCAACACCATTAATTACGGCAACACGTTGCCGCTGGCACAAGGTATTAAATTTGGGGTGTAG
- a CDS encoding sodium/solute symporter (Members of the Solute:Sodium Symporter (SSS), TC 2.A.21 as described in tcdb.org, catalyze solute:Na+ symport. Known solutes for members of the family include sugars, amino acids, nucleosides, inositols, vitamins, urea or anions, depending on the system.), translating to MNLSTLDALVFISYCALILGIGLYVSRDKKGHQKNAEDYFLAGKSLPWWAIGASLIAANISAEQFIGMSGSGFAIGLAIASYEWMAAITLLIVGKYFLPIFISKGIYTIPEFVEKRFSTNLKTILAVFWIALFVFVNLTSVMYLGARAMDTVMGSGDGSLMVYAIVGLGLFAAAYSLYGGLSAVAWTDVVQVVLLIAGGLITTFLALQHVSPTGNIWDGFAHIYQVVPEKFSMILSKGEIITPDGKDAWWDLPGLSVLLGGMWVANIYYWGFNQYIIQRTLAAKSIDESQKGIVFAAFLKLIIPLIVVIPGIIAYVLNADAGGTLNAGTVDPSFLTKEGAIANDNAAPWLIKSFVPVGLKGLVLAALAAAIVSSLASMLNSTATIFTMDIYRPYVNKNASDKQTVRVGRITAAVALVIAMLIAPMLGNLGQAFQFIQEYTGVVSPGILAVFLAGLFFKKATNNGAIWGVVASIPIALYFKVAPNGWSDAAVFVNIPFLDQMFATALLSLAIIVAISLAEGKGKANEKGIHLTAGLFKTSPAFTIGATIVLLICAVLYAVFW from the coding sequence ATGAACCTGTCCACTTTAGATGCGCTTGTTTTCATTTCATACTGTGCTTTAATCCTGGGCATCGGCCTGTATGTTTCGCGCGACAAAAAGGGTCACCAAAAAAATGCTGAAGATTACTTTTTGGCCGGCAAATCATTACCGTGGTGGGCCATAGGCGCTTCGCTGATTGCAGCCAATATTTCGGCCGAGCAGTTTATCGGCATGTCGGGTTCCGGGTTCGCTATCGGCCTGGCCATAGCCTCGTACGAATGGATGGCTGCTATTACTTTACTCATTGTAGGAAAATATTTCCTGCCGATTTTCATCAGCAAAGGGATCTACACCATTCCGGAGTTTGTGGAAAAACGCTTTAGCACCAACCTGAAAACAATACTGGCGGTTTTCTGGATTGCGTTGTTTGTCTTTGTAAACCTGACCTCAGTAATGTACCTGGGTGCCCGGGCGATGGACACCGTGATGGGAAGCGGTGACGGCAGCCTGATGGTATATGCTATTGTTGGCCTGGGCCTGTTTGCAGCCGCTTACTCACTTTACGGGGGCCTTTCGGCCGTTGCATGGACGGATGTGGTACAGGTAGTTTTACTGATTGCTGGCGGATTGATCACTACCTTCCTCGCTCTGCAACATGTATCGCCTACAGGCAACATCTGGGATGGATTTGCGCACATTTATCAGGTGGTACCCGAAAAATTTTCGATGATACTATCCAAGGGAGAAATTATTACCCCCGATGGCAAAGATGCCTGGTGGGATTTACCCGGCCTGTCCGTGTTGCTTGGCGGAATGTGGGTGGCCAACATTTACTACTGGGGTTTTAACCAATACATCATTCAGCGGACATTAGCCGCCAAAAGCATTGATGAATCGCAGAAAGGAATTGTATTTGCTGCTTTCCTGAAACTTATTATTCCGCTGATCGTGGTTATTCCCGGCATCATTGCATATGTTCTGAATGCTGATGCAGGCGGAACGTTAAATGCCGGAACCGTTGATCCCAGCTTCCTGACTAAAGAAGGCGCCATTGCCAATGACAATGCCGCACCGTGGCTGATAAAAAGTTTTGTTCCGGTTGGGTTAAAGGGGCTGGTGCTGGCTGCACTGGCTGCCGCCATTGTTTCCTCGCTGGCATCCATGCTCAATTCAACAGCCACCATTTTCACCATGGATATTTACCGGCCGTATGTCAATAAAAATGCGTCCGACAAACAAACCGTTCGGGTTGGCAGGATAACAGCAGCCGTAGCCCTTGTAATTGCCATGCTCATTGCCCCGATGTTGGGTAACCTGGGGCAGGCGTTTCAGTTTATTCAGGAATATACCGGAGTAGTCAGCCCGGGTATTCTGGCGGTATTTCTGGCCGGGTTATTCTTTAAAAAAGCTACCAACAACGGGGCCATTTGGGGCGTAGTGGCCTCCATACCCATTGCCTTGTACTTTAAAGTGGCACCCAACGGGTGGTCAGACGCGGCTGTTTTTGTAAACATTCCTTTTCTGGATCAGATGTTTGCCACGGCCTTACTTTCACTTGCCATTATTGTCGCGATAAGCCTGGCAGAAGGTAAGGGCAAAGCAAATGAAAAAGGGATTCACTTAACAGCCGGCCTGTTTAAAACCAGCCCGGCTTTTACCATTGGGGCAACCATTGTGCTGCTAATCTGCGCAGTATTGTACGCGGTTTTTTGGTAA
- a CDS encoding trypsin-like peptidase domain-containing protein, with translation MKRVYLFVLVAAVVGGVVGSLLTNLYFSKDEPSYQSIEQRQIALTGLATDSGYRVPKELNFLTASDKVIAGVVHIRTSYGPGAFSLNPLEYYYRSPMRSSGSGVIITDDGYIVTNNHVVEDATNIEVVLNNNQRFYAKVVGTDPSTDLALLKVRAKNLPFIRYGNSDNVRPGEWVLAIGNPFDLTSTVTAGIVSAKARNIGVLRDRNNLQIESFIQTDAAVNPGNSGGALVNLNGDLIGINTAIATSTGQYAGYSFAIPVSLVKKVMDDLLEYGQVQRGLLGVQIENVDATIAEQLNLGTSQGVLVRRVNRGSAAEESGIIEGDVITAIDDHQVNSVSELQEWVARKRPGKAVTVTFIRSGKTAQVSARLKDNSGKEGVQVKDIPDTAEGLMLEDVPLNELARLNLEGGVLVTAAEGKWREAGVQRGFVIGFLDKVPVDNVQDFNRMLQYKKGGILLEGYYLNGEKKSYGIEW, from the coding sequence ATGAAGCGTGTGTATTTATTTGTGCTGGTGGCGGCTGTAGTGGGTGGTGTGGTTGGCTCCTTGTTAACCAATTTATATTTTAGTAAAGATGAACCTTCTTACCAGTCTATTGAACAACGGCAGATTGCTTTAACCGGCCTGGCAACCGATTCGGGTTATCGCGTTCCGAAAGAATTAAATTTTTTAACTGCTTCCGATAAGGTGATTGCCGGGGTGGTGCATATCCGTACATCATATGGTCCGGGGGCTTTCAGCCTGAATCCGCTGGAGTATTATTACCGCTCGCCCATGCGCTCGTCAGGTTCGGGGGTAATTATTACAGATGACGGATATATTGTTACCAACAATCACGTAGTTGAAGATGCCACCAACATCGAGGTGGTGTTGAATAATAACCAACGTTTTTACGCCAAGGTTGTGGGCACGGATCCAAGTACCGATTTGGCCTTGCTAAAAGTACGGGCTAAAAATTTACCGTTTATCCGGTATGGTAATTCCGATAACGTGCGCCCGGGCGAATGGGTGCTGGCTATTGGCAATCCTTTCGACCTGACCTCTACGGTAACAGCTGGTATTGTCAGCGCTAAGGCACGAAACATCGGTGTGCTCCGCGACAGGAACAACCTGCAAATCGAATCGTTCATTCAAACCGATGCAGCCGTGAACCCCGGCAACAGCGGTGGTGCACTGGTTAATTTAAATGGTGACCTTATTGGCATTAATACGGCTATTGCAACCTCAACAGGGCAGTATGCCGGATATTCGTTTGCTATTCCGGTTAGCCTGGTTAAAAAGGTAATGGATGATTTGCTAGAGTACGGCCAGGTGCAACGCGGTTTGCTGGGTGTCCAAATCGAAAATGTAGATGCGACAATAGCCGAACAGTTGAATCTTGGCACCAGCCAGGGCGTATTGGTAAGGCGCGTTAACCGGGGCAGTGCGGCCGAAGAGTCGGGCATTATCGAGGGTGATGTGATTACAGCAATTGATGATCACCAGGTAAACTCGGTTTCTGAATTGCAGGAGTGGGTTGCACGCAAGCGTCCCGGTAAAGCGGTAACGGTAACGTTTATTCGCAGTGGTAAAACGGCTCAGGTCTCTGCGCGCCTTAAGGACAACTCTGGTAAGGAAGGAGTGCAGGTTAAGGACATTCCAGATACTGCCGAGGGACTCATGTTGGAAGATGTACCCCTGAACGAGTTAGCCCGGCTTAACCTGGAAGGCGGGGTATTGGTGACGGCTGCCGAGGGAAAGTGGAGGGAAGCGGGTGTACAGAGAGGATTTGTTATCGGTTTTTTGGATAAAGTGCCGGTAGACAATGTGCAGGATTTTAACCGAATGCTGCAGTACAAAAAGGGAGGCATTTTGCTGGAAGGGTATTATTTAAATGGTGAAAAAAAATCATACGGAATCGAGTGGTAA